One stretch of Euphorbia lathyris chromosome 7, ddEupLath1.1, whole genome shotgun sequence DNA includes these proteins:
- the LOC136235938 gene encoding uncharacterized protein isoform X7: MTTRLRLFLITVNEKGNMKKKRFQIVRKIKGREGRRDRGQILPRKMRSLYQHLQKCSFCSFTSTPDKLSNKYYLGTTPDKVMMMIWSYCSEFISWV, from the exons ATGACTACTAG ACTAAGGTTATTTCTTATAACTGTTAATGAGAAAGGAAACATGAAGAAGAAAAGATTTCAAATTGTGCGAaaaatcaaaggaagagaaggaagaagagacaGAGGGCAAATCCTACCTAGAAAAATGAGGTCTCTGTATCAG CATTTACAGAAATGTAGCTTCTGCAGTTTCACTTCCACTCCTGATAAGCTATCAAACAAGTATTACTTGGGGACAACTCCCGATAAG GTTATGATGATGATATGGTCATATTGTAGTGAATTCATCTCTTGGGTGTAG
- the LOC136235938 gene encoding uncharacterized protein isoform X2: protein MSCCSKFLRSRITSLKFVGTSWEDNQLGLVGFQPLNIGLPALQGAVFSTTDIPIVGRSFFGIPAALSSSRVYPRPALTFMWYFKVWPWMTGRRGPPCNITYIYNKVHPFFCFNLQFDVTFPAIPCSLLSLDAMDIIGEQDFDIKGNMKKKRFQIVRKIKGREGRRDRGQILPRKMRSLYQHLQKCSFCSFTSTPDKLSNKYYLGTTPDKFGELETGYDDDMVIL from the exons ATGAGTTGCTGTTCCAAGTTCCTCAGGAGCAGAATCACCAGCCTTAAATTTGTGGGCACATCTTGGGAAGACAACCAACTTGGCCTTGTAGGTTTTCAGCCTCTGAACATTGGATTGCCGGCTCTCCAGGGAGCGGTTTTTTCTACAACAGATATACCAATTGTGGGAAGAAGCTTCTTTGGAATACCTGCAGCCTTAAGTTCCTCAAGAGTATATCCTCGACCAGCCCTCACTTTCATGTGGTACTTTAAGGTCTGGCCATGGATGACAGGACGAAGAGGTCCTCCTTGTAATATaacttatatttataataaggttcatccttttttttgtttcaatttGCAGTTTGATGTAACGTTTCCTGCCATTCCATGCTCGTTACTCAGTCTTGATGCCATGGATATCATAGGGGAGCAGGATTTCGATATA AAAGGAAACATGAAGAAGAAAAGATTTCAAATTGTGCGAaaaatcaaaggaagagaaggaagaagagacaGAGGGCAAATCCTACCTAGAAAAATGAGGTCTCTGTATCAG CATTTACAGAAATGTAGCTTCTGCAGTTTCACTTCCACTCCTGATAAGCTATCAAACAAGTATTACTTGGGGACAACTCCCGATAAG TTTGGGGAATTGGAAACAGGTTATGATGATGATATGGTCATATTGTAG
- the LOC136235938 gene encoding uncharacterized protein isoform X1 — protein sequence MSCCSKFLRSRITSLKFVGTSWEDNQLGLVGFQPLNIGLPALQGAVFSTTDIPIVGRSFFGIPAALSSSRVYPRPALTFMWYFKVWPWMTGRRGPPCNITYIYNKVHPFFCFNLQFDVTFPAIPCSLLSLDAMDIIGEQDFDIKGNMKKKRFQIVRKIKGREGRRDRGQILPRKMRSLYQHLQKCSFCSFTSTPDKLSNKYYLGTTPDKVMMMIWSYCSEFISWV from the exons ATGAGTTGCTGTTCCAAGTTCCTCAGGAGCAGAATCACCAGCCTTAAATTTGTGGGCACATCTTGGGAAGACAACCAACTTGGCCTTGTAGGTTTTCAGCCTCTGAACATTGGATTGCCGGCTCTCCAGGGAGCGGTTTTTTCTACAACAGATATACCAATTGTGGGAAGAAGCTTCTTTGGAATACCTGCAGCCTTAAGTTCCTCAAGAGTATATCCTCGACCAGCCCTCACTTTCATGTGGTACTTTAAGGTCTGGCCATGGATGACAGGACGAAGAGGTCCTCCTTGTAATATaacttatatttataataaggttcatccttttttttgtttcaatttGCAGTTTGATGTAACGTTTCCTGCCATTCCATGCTCGTTACTCAGTCTTGATGCCATGGATATCATAGGGGAGCAGGATTTCGATATA AAAGGAAACATGAAGAAGAAAAGATTTCAAATTGTGCGAaaaatcaaaggaagagaaggaagaagagacaGAGGGCAAATCCTACCTAGAAAAATGAGGTCTCTGTATCAG CATTTACAGAAATGTAGCTTCTGCAGTTTCACTTCCACTCCTGATAAGCTATCAAACAAGTATTACTTGGGGACAACTCCCGATAAG GTTATGATGATGATATGGTCATATTGTAGTGAATTCATCTCTTGGGTGTAG
- the LOC136235938 gene encoding uncharacterized protein isoform X3, which translates to MSCCSKFLRSRITSLKFVGTSWEDNQLGLVGFQPLNIGLPALQGAVFSTTDIPIVGRSFFGIPAALSSSRVYPRPALTFMWYFKVWPWMTGRRGPPCNITYIYNKVHPFFCFNLQFDVTFPAIPCSLLSLDAMDIIGEQDFDIKGNMKKKRFQIVRKIKGREGRRDRGQILPRKMRSLYQHLQKCSFCSFTSTPDKLSNKYYLGTTPDK; encoded by the exons ATGAGTTGCTGTTCCAAGTTCCTCAGGAGCAGAATCACCAGCCTTAAATTTGTGGGCACATCTTGGGAAGACAACCAACTTGGCCTTGTAGGTTTTCAGCCTCTGAACATTGGATTGCCGGCTCTCCAGGGAGCGGTTTTTTCTACAACAGATATACCAATTGTGGGAAGAAGCTTCTTTGGAATACCTGCAGCCTTAAGTTCCTCAAGAGTATATCCTCGACCAGCCCTCACTTTCATGTGGTACTTTAAGGTCTGGCCATGGATGACAGGACGAAGAGGTCCTCCTTGTAATATaacttatatttataataaggttcatccttttttttgtttcaatttGCAGTTTGATGTAACGTTTCCTGCCATTCCATGCTCGTTACTCAGTCTTGATGCCATGGATATCATAGGGGAGCAGGATTTCGATATA AAAGGAAACATGAAGAAGAAAAGATTTCAAATTGTGCGAaaaatcaaaggaagagaaggaagaagagacaGAGGGCAAATCCTACCTAGAAAAATGAGGTCTCTGTATCAG CATTTACAGAAATGTAGCTTCTGCAGTTTCACTTCCACTCCTGATAAGCTATCAAACAAGTATTACTTGGGGACAACTCCCGATAAG TGA
- the LOC136235938 gene encoding uncharacterized protein isoform X4, which produces MSCCSKFLRSRITSLKFVGTSWEDNQLGLVGFQPLNIGLPALQGAVFSTTDIPIVGRSFFGIPAALSSSRVYPRPALTFMWYFKFDVTFPAIPCSLLSLDAMDIIGEQDFDIKGNMKKKRFQIVRKIKGREGRRDRGQILPRKMRSLYQHLQKCSFCSFTSTPDKLSNKYYLGTTPDKVMMMIWSYCSEFISWV; this is translated from the exons ATGAGTTGCTGTTCCAAGTTCCTCAGGAGCAGAATCACCAGCCTTAAATTTGTGGGCACATCTTGGGAAGACAACCAACTTGGCCTTGTAGGTTTTCAGCCTCTGAACATTGGATTGCCGGCTCTCCAGGGAGCGGTTTTTTCTACAACAGATATACCAATTGTGGGAAGAAGCTTCTTTGGAATACCTGCAGCCTTAAGTTCCTCAAGAGTATATCCTCGACCAGCCCTCACTTTCATGTGGTACTTTAAG TTTGATGTAACGTTTCCTGCCATTCCATGCTCGTTACTCAGTCTTGATGCCATGGATATCATAGGGGAGCAGGATTTCGATATA AAAGGAAACATGAAGAAGAAAAGATTTCAAATTGTGCGAaaaatcaaaggaagagaaggaagaagagacaGAGGGCAAATCCTACCTAGAAAAATGAGGTCTCTGTATCAG CATTTACAGAAATGTAGCTTCTGCAGTTTCACTTCCACTCCTGATAAGCTATCAAACAAGTATTACTTGGGGACAACTCCCGATAAG GTTATGATGATGATATGGTCATATTGTAGTGAATTCATCTCTTGGGTGTAG
- the LOC136235938 gene encoding uncharacterized protein isoform X5, giving the protein MSCCSKFLRSRITSLKFVGTSWEDNQLGLVGFQPLNIGLPALQGAVFSTTDIPIVGRSFFGIPAALSSSRFDVTFPAIPCSLLSLDAMDIIGEQDFDIKGNMKKKRFQIVRKIKGREGRRDRGQILPRKMRSLYQHLQKCSFCSFTSTPDKLSNKYYLGTTPDKVMMMIWSYCSEFISWV; this is encoded by the exons ATGAGTTGCTGTTCCAAGTTCCTCAGGAGCAGAATCACCAGCCTTAAATTTGTGGGCACATCTTGGGAAGACAACCAACTTGGCCTTGTAGGTTTTCAGCCTCTGAACATTGGATTGCCGGCTCTCCAGGGAGCGGTTTTTTCTACAACAGATATACCAATTGTGGGAAGAAGCTTCTTTGGAATACCTGCAGCCTTAAGTTCCTCAAGA TTTGATGTAACGTTTCCTGCCATTCCATGCTCGTTACTCAGTCTTGATGCCATGGATATCATAGGGGAGCAGGATTTCGATATA AAAGGAAACATGAAGAAGAAAAGATTTCAAATTGTGCGAaaaatcaaaggaagagaaggaagaagagacaGAGGGCAAATCCTACCTAGAAAAATGAGGTCTCTGTATCAG CATTTACAGAAATGTAGCTTCTGCAGTTTCACTTCCACTCCTGATAAGCTATCAAACAAGTATTACTTGGGGACAACTCCCGATAAG GTTATGATGATGATATGGTCATATTGTAGTGAATTCATCTCTTGGGTGTAG
- the LOC136235938 gene encoding uncharacterized protein isoform X6, with product MELVHQKLRLFLITVNEKGNMKKKRFQIVRKIKGREGRRDRGQILPRKMRSLYQHLQKCSFCSFTSTPDKLSNKYYLGTTPDKVMMMIWSYCSEFISWV from the exons ATGGAATTGGTGCACCAAAA ACTAAGGTTATTTCTTATAACTGTTAATGAGAAAGGAAACATGAAGAAGAAAAGATTTCAAATTGTGCGAaaaatcaaaggaagagaaggaagaagagacaGAGGGCAAATCCTACCTAGAAAAATGAGGTCTCTGTATCAG CATTTACAGAAATGTAGCTTCTGCAGTTTCACTTCCACTCCTGATAAGCTATCAAACAAGTATTACTTGGGGACAACTCCCGATAAG GTTATGATGATGATATGGTCATATTGTAGTGAATTCATCTCTTGGGTGTAG